One window of the Methanomassiliicoccaceae archaeon DOK genome contains the following:
- a CDS encoding 50S ribosomal protein L19e, translating to MADLRNQRRMAAEILKCGENRVWMNPDRLDEVEDCITRADIRTAIDSGLIKAKAKNGTSRARTRYVAGQKASGKRKGPGSRKGTANARVRDKERWMATIRPIRDELKTLRDEGRITPSVYRLYYRKAKGGMFKSRRHLKQHMVAAGHLNEEEI from the coding sequence ATGGCAGACCTGAGAAACCAGAGAAGGATGGCCGCAGAGATCCTGAAATGCGGCGAGAACAGGGTCTGGATGAACCCCGACAGGCTCGACGAGGTCGAGGACTGTATCACCCGCGCGGACATCCGCACGGCTATCGACTCCGGACTCATCAAGGCTAAGGCCAAGAACGGCACCTCCAGGGCTAGGACCAGGTACGTCGCCGGCCAGAAGGCCAGCGGAAAGAGGAAGGGACCCGGATCCAGGAAGGGAACCGCCAACGCACGTGTCCGCGACAAGGAGCGCTGGATGGCCACCATCAGGCCCATCCGCGACGAGCTGAAGACCCTGAGGGACGAGGGCAGGATCACACCCTCCGTCTACAGGCTCTACTACAGGAAGGCCAAGGGAGGCATGTTCAAGTCCCGCAGGCACCTCAAACAGCACATGGTCGCAGCCGGCCACCTGAACGAGGAGGAGATCTGA
- a CDS encoding 50S ribosomal protein L18, with the protein MATGPRYKVAFRRRRENRTDYYARRRLLSGQEARAVVRRSNKNVTIQIAEFGMEGDSILAAASTRELKAMGWNHSCSSIPAAYLVGYLAGKRAINAGIEYAVLDIGMQKVQHGGVLFATVAGMCDAGLEVPHGEDVLPDEDRILGKHIDEGIEADLNSLKEKMEAE; encoded by the coding sequence ATGGCAACCGGACCTAGATACAAAGTAGCATTCCGCAGGAGAAGAGAGAACCGCACCGACTACTACGCCCGCCGCAGGCTCCTTTCGGGCCAGGAGGCAAGGGCCGTCGTCAGGAGGTCCAACAAGAACGTCACCATCCAGATTGCCGAGTTCGGCATGGAGGGAGACAGCATCCTCGCCGCGGCTTCCACCAGGGAGCTGAAGGCCATGGGATGGAACCACTCCTGCTCGTCCATACCCGCCGCATACCTGGTCGGGTACCTGGCCGGTAAGAGAGCGATTAATGCAGGAATCGAGTACGCAGTCCTCGACATCGGCATGCAGAAGGTCCAGCACGGCGGAGTCCTCTTCGCCACTGTGGCCGGAATGTGCGACGCCGGTCTCGAGGTTCCCCACGGTGAGGACGTCCTCCCCGACGAGGACAGGATCCTCGGAAAGCACATCGATGAAGGCATCGAGGCTGATTTGAACAGCCTCAAAGAGAAGATGGAGGCTGAGTGA
- a CDS encoding 30S ribosomal protein S5: MADWVPKTRLGQMVLNGEITTMSDALATKLPLREPEIVDILLPDLKDEVIDLNMVQRMTDSGRRVRFAVTCIVGNGDGFIGIGRAKGKEVGPSIKKAIDNAKLNMIEIKRGCGSWQCGCGQAHSLPFEVAGSTGSVTVTLKPAPRGVSLAVGDVAKSLLTLAGVRDAWGFARGNTKTKVNYAMATFEALKMTSRMRVTDEQAQSLNIVSGPTGITYAETDVDQEE; the protein is encoded by the coding sequence ATGGCTGACTGGGTTCCCAAGACAAGGCTCGGACAGATGGTCCTCAACGGAGAGATCACCACCATGAGCGACGCCCTGGCCACGAAGCTGCCCCTCCGCGAGCCCGAGATCGTGGACATCCTCCTCCCCGACCTGAAAGACGAGGTCATCGACCTCAACATGGTCCAGAGGATGACCGACTCCGGAAGGAGGGTCAGGTTCGCCGTGACATGCATCGTCGGAAACGGCGACGGATTCATCGGCATCGGCAGGGCCAAGGGAAAAGAGGTCGGACCTTCTATCAAGAAGGCTATCGACAACGCGAAACTGAACATGATCGAGATCAAGAGGGGATGCGGATCCTGGCAGTGCGGATGCGGCCAGGCTCACAGCCTGCCCTTCGAGGTCGCCGGATCCACAGGATCCGTCACCGTCACCCTGAAGCCCGCACCCCGCGGTGTCTCCCTGGCAGTCGGTGATGTGGCCAAGAGCCTCCTGACACTCGCCGGCGTCCGTGACGCATGGGGTTTCGCCAGAGGAAACACAAAGACCAAGGTCAACTACGCCATGGCAACGTTCGAAGCGCTTAAGATGACTTCCCGCATGAGGGTCACCGACGAGCAGGCCCAGAGCCTGAACATCGTCTCCGGACCCACCGGAATCACCTACGCCGAGACCGACGTCGACCAGGAGGAGTGA
- a CDS encoding 50S ribosomal protein L30 produces MAYAVIRVRGQPDVNRDIEFTMGLLGLNRVNHCVVVPENASTKGMLQVIKDYCTWGEVNQETLAAMIRARGKLAGDRDITDDYLKEKSEFASVDDMAKAIIENDYKMRDVEAAKPVFRLHPPVKGYEGNKRSYQNGGALGYRGEAINDLINRML; encoded by the coding sequence ATGGCATACGCTGTTATCCGTGTACGTGGACAGCCCGACGTGAACCGCGACATCGAGTTCACCATGGGACTCCTCGGACTCAACAGAGTCAACCATTGCGTCGTCGTCCCCGAGAACGCGTCCACCAAGGGCATGCTCCAGGTCATCAAGGACTACTGCACCTGGGGAGAGGTGAACCAGGAGACCCTGGCCGCCATGATCCGCGCCCGCGGTAAACTCGCCGGGGACAGGGACATCACCGACGACTACCTCAAGGAGAAGTCGGAGTTCGCCTCCGTCGACGACATGGCCAAGGCCATTATCGAGAACGACTACAAGATGAGGGATGTCGAGGCCGCCAAGCCCGTCTTCCGCCTGCACCCGCCCGTGAAGGGATACGAGGGCAACAAGCGCTCGTACCAGAACGGCGGAGCACTCGGATACAGGGGAGAGGCCATCAACGACCTCATCAACAGGATGCTGTGA
- a CDS encoding 50S ribosomal protein L15, producing MPSRTKKFRGYRTHGRGKKSGRGAGIIGGHGKAGYGKTGKIGMLKYEPDYYGRHGFKRPQCMVEANRTINVGELSEQIERFVSMGFAKKEGDAYSVDLTEAGIDKLLGTGNIEVAVNVTVAEASEKAREKVAAAGGSIVE from the coding sequence ATGCCAAGCAGAACCAAGAAATTCAGGGGATACAGGACCCACGGACGCGGAAAGAAATCCGGACGTGGAGCCGGTATCATCGGCGGTCACGGAAAGGCCGGATACGGCAAGACCGGAAAGATCGGGATGCTGAAATACGAGCCCGACTACTACGGCCGCCACGGCTTCAAGAGACCCCAGTGCATGGTCGAGGCCAACCGCACGATCAATGTCGGGGAGCTCTCGGAGCAGATCGAGAGGTTCGTCTCGATGGGCTTCGCCAAGAAGGAGGGGGACGCCTACAGCGTCGACCTCACCGAGGCGGGCATCGACAAACTGCTGGGAACCGGCAACATCGAGGTCGCAGTCAATGTGACCGTCGCCGAGGCCTCCGAGAAGGCCCGCGAGAAGGTTGCCGCCGCCGGCGGTTCAATTGTCGAGTGA
- the secY gene encoding preprotein translocase subunit SecY: MEDTPSLLYKIKPLADRLPSVKRPEGHVHFRTKMMWVIVILVLYFVMTNVYLYGLDQSESLDLFAQYRTIMAGASGSLLQLGIGPIVTASIIMQLFVGAKIIKLDLSKREDKACYQSVLKLLVIVMIVFEAIPQVFGYLVPSAGAESLLGSAGAKLLLIVQLFAGSYIIFMMDEVVSKWGIGSGISLFIAAGVAQSLFTGALNWNPIDMSADMSLENPPGGTIPRALYYIFTLSPEEMASGGYESLFLGQPNPMIALVGTFVIFLLVAYLESTRIELPLSHGNARGARGRYPIKLMYASNIPVILMSALLAIVSMVTLLLYSNDFLSQIPGIGGNSSIGYFEEGSTTAAGGIAWYLSAPQGLTDWLMPILDPAQYGNGHNAIQNIAHVAIYFTVMVMGSILFAKFWVETTNLGPESVANQIQRSGMQIPGFRRDPRVLKRVLERYIPTITILSGAMVGGLAAFADMVGTTGNASGTGVLLCVGILIHFYEALGREQMMEMNPVMRGFFGSE; the protein is encoded by the coding sequence ATGGAAGATACACCAAGCCTGTTGTACAAGATCAAGCCCTTGGCCGACAGGCTACCCTCCGTCAAACGTCCTGAGGGGCATGTCCACTTCAGGACCAAGATGATGTGGGTAATCGTCATATTGGTTCTCTACTTCGTAATGACCAATGTGTACCTGTATGGCTTGGACCAGTCCGAATCCCTGGACTTGTTCGCACAGTATAGGACCATCATGGCAGGAGCCTCGGGATCGCTGCTGCAGCTCGGTATCGGACCGATCGTCACAGCGTCGATCATCATGCAGCTCTTCGTCGGTGCGAAGATCATCAAACTAGACCTCTCCAAGCGTGAGGACAAGGCGTGCTATCAGTCTGTCCTCAAGCTTCTGGTCATCGTAATGATCGTCTTCGAGGCGATCCCCCAGGTCTTCGGGTACCTCGTCCCCTCCGCAGGGGCCGAGTCCCTCCTGGGCAGCGCGGGGGCCAAGCTGCTGCTGATAGTCCAGTTGTTCGCTGGTTCGTACATCATCTTCATGATGGACGAGGTGGTGTCCAAATGGGGTATCGGCAGTGGTATCTCGCTGTTCATCGCGGCGGGTGTGGCACAATCGCTGTTCACCGGAGCTCTGAACTGGAACCCGATAGACATGTCTGCGGACATGAGTTTGGAGAATCCGCCTGGCGGTACGATACCAAGAGCTCTCTACTACATCTTCACGCTGTCCCCTGAGGAGATGGCGAGCGGAGGATACGAGTCGCTGTTCCTGGGTCAACCCAACCCGATGATAGCACTCGTAGGAACGTTCGTGATCTTCCTGCTGGTGGCGTATCTGGAATCCACAAGGATCGAGCTGCCTCTGTCCCACGGAAACGCCCGTGGTGCGAGGGGAAGGTACCCGATCAAGCTGATGTACGCGAGCAATATCCCGGTCATCCTGATGTCCGCCCTGCTGGCCATCGTCAGCATGGTCACGCTGCTCCTGTACAGCAACGACTTCCTCAGCCAGATTCCCGGAATCGGCGGGAACTCGTCCATCGGGTACTTCGAGGAGGGATCCACGACGGCCGCGGGAGGTATCGCATGGTACCTGTCCGCACCGCAGGGTCTGACCGACTGGCTCATGCCGATACTAGATCCAGCACAGTACGGTAACGGACACAACGCGATACAGAACATAGCGCACGTCGCCATCTACTTCACGGTGATGGTGATGGGTTCGATCCTGTTCGCGAAGTTCTGGGTTGAAACGACCAACCTGGGACCGGAGTCCGTCGCCAACCAGATCCAGAGGAGTGGAATGCAGATCCCCGGATTCCGTCGTGACCCGCGTGTCCTGAAGCGCGTGCTCGAGAGGTACATCCCCACGATCACGATCCTGTCGGGAGCAATGGTCGGAGGTCTGGCGGCTTTCGCGGATATGGTGGGAACGACCGGAAACGCAAGCGGTACCGGAGTGCTGCTGTGTGTCGGTATCCTGATCCACTTCTACGAGGCCCTGGGCCGCGAGCAGATGATGGAGATGAATCCCGTCATGAGGGGATTCTTCGGATCGGAGTGA
- a CDS encoding DUF106 domain-containing protein, with amino-acid sequence MSSKTMIGMFLVLIIMMVVMQFRSQIGGALDYVFQYIAFDGQYPVLTLIIAGLVMITISTIVRSLMSDPIEMAKNQQIQSDFNKEFRQARMENNLFKMKKLQEMQPQIMAMSMQASTQQMKVMPVTMIFLLPMYAWVWYFINPADGAIPGGDYFAAGEALAHLPWSASFDLNTMLVGFFPAWIIIYTMVSMPIGQIENRLLRYYFLRKHLRQLDLEVKRAEIE; translated from the coding sequence ATGTCTAGCAAGACGATGATCGGCATGTTCCTGGTCCTGATCATCATGATGGTGGTCATGCAGTTCAGGTCCCAGATCGGAGGGGCACTGGACTACGTCTTCCAGTACATCGCCTTCGACGGGCAGTACCCCGTACTGACCCTGATCATCGCGGGACTGGTCATGATCACCATCAGCACCATCGTCAGGAGTCTGATGTCGGACCCCATCGAGATGGCCAAGAACCAGCAGATCCAGAGCGACTTCAACAAGGAGTTCCGCCAGGCAAGGATGGAGAACAACCTGTTCAAGATGAAGAAGCTCCAGGAGATGCAGCCCCAGATCATGGCCATGTCCATGCAGGCCAGCACCCAGCAGATGAAGGTCATGCCGGTCACGATGATATTCCTGCTCCCCATGTACGCTTGGGTTTGGTACTTCATCAACCCCGCGGACGGAGCCATCCCCGGAGGAGACTACTTCGCGGCAGGAGAGGCGCTCGCCCACCTGCCGTGGTCCGCGAGCTTCGACCTCAACACGATGCTCGTGGGATTCTTCCCCGCATGGATCATCATCTACACCATGGTCAGCATGCCCATAGGACAGATCGAGAACAGACTGCTCAGGTACTACTTCCTGAGGAAGCACCTCAGGCAGCTGGACCTTGAGGTCAAGAGAGCTGAGATCGAATGA
- a CDS encoding tryptophan--tRNA ligase codes for MPEDFKVTPWEVTGEIDYDLLQQRFGTTPIDDALLERLAGYGDLHYMLRRGIFYSHRDMIPLLDEYDKGNRFVLYTGRGPSGNTHLGHIMPWIFNKWVQDTFGVDMLFQLTDDEKFLFKDLTLEETGRMAYENALDFIALGFDPKKTRIIVNTKNVDKLYPVALKVAKKVTFSTAKAVFGFENSTNIGSIFYTTMQSVPAFLPTDEAGKQVPVLIPCGIDQDPHFRVTRDVAPGLGYPKPSLIYCKMCPGLAGGDKMSSSDENATIFTTDTPKAVKKKVGRAFTGGCVSVEEQRQKGGNPEVCSVFKYNYFLFEHDDGKINELAEKCRKGEILCGECKMCLTERINVFLEQHQDKREKAKDVVADMTYDGFEW; via the coding sequence ATGCCGGAAGATTTCAAAGTCACCCCCTGGGAGGTCACCGGGGAAATAGACTACGACCTGCTGCAGCAGAGGTTCGGGACCACCCCGATCGACGACGCCCTACTGGAGAGGCTCGCCGGGTACGGGGACCTGCATTACATGCTGAGGCGCGGCATATTCTACTCGCACAGGGACATGATCCCCCTTCTCGACGAGTACGACAAGGGTAACAGGTTCGTCCTCTACACCGGGAGGGGCCCTTCCGGGAACACCCACCTGGGACACATCATGCCGTGGATCTTCAACAAGTGGGTCCAGGACACATTCGGTGTGGACATGCTGTTCCAGCTCACCGACGACGAGAAGTTCCTGTTCAAGGACCTCACCCTGGAGGAGACCGGGCGCATGGCGTACGAGAACGCCCTCGACTTCATCGCCCTTGGGTTCGATCCGAAGAAGACGAGGATCATAGTCAACACGAAGAACGTGGACAAGCTGTACCCCGTCGCCCTGAAGGTGGCGAAGAAGGTCACGTTCTCCACAGCGAAGGCCGTGTTCGGTTTCGAGAACTCCACGAACATCGGCTCGATATTCTACACCACGATGCAGTCCGTGCCGGCGTTCCTGCCCACGGACGAGGCCGGGAAGCAGGTCCCGGTCCTCATCCCCTGCGGCATCGACCAGGACCCCCACTTCAGGGTCACCAGGGACGTCGCACCCGGTCTCGGATACCCCAAGCCCTCGCTCATCTACTGCAAGATGTGCCCTGGACTGGCCGGAGGGGACAAGATGTCGTCCTCGGACGAGAACGCCACCATATTCACCACCGACACTCCCAAGGCGGTCAAGAAGAAGGTCGGAAGGGCGTTCACGGGCGGATGCGTCTCCGTGGAGGAGCAGAGGCAGAAGGGCGGGAACCCGGAGGTCTGCTCCGTCTTCAAGTACAACTACTTCCTCTTCGAGCATGACGACGGCAAGATCAACGAGCTCGCCGAGAAGTGCCGCAAGGGGGAGATCCTCTGCGGTGAGTGCAAGATGTGCCTCACCGAGAGGATAAACGTCTTCCTGGAACAGCACCAGGACAAGAGGGAGAAGGCGAAGGACGTCGTGGCGGACATGACCTACGACGGATTCGAATGGTGA
- a CDS encoding phenylalanine--tRNA ligase subunit alpha: MGIEEILEGLSYNEKRLLLALNGRGGTASPAELIADGAFSLEVEVMGAASWLESKGLAKLSESSERFYVLADTSVVDGLPERVAVNLISEAGGSMDMDALAQAMSGGMDKVAVGWLKRKGLADIVKDGDRKNLVLTDKGRAVLGERMPDEELIQRMSSGPVPEADADPKVVKDLKGRQGMIAEKVVTARSVSLTDLGKEAASSGIELKPQITDITDRIIQSGEWRDAEFRKYDIQTFAPSVYAAKKHMLSRLEAQVSRIFTEMGFTEMSSEYVQPSFWNMDVLYTPQDHPARDLQDTFYLEHPASIHIDDEEMVETIRNIHENGGDTGSTGWGGHWSREKAEAAILRTHSTVSSIKFIAEHPDAPQKAFSISRIFRKESIDSTHLPEFTQIEGIIIDENANFDMLISLIREFYSRMGFDQIRIRPAYFPYTEPSLELEVFFNGKWMELGGAGIFRPEVVAPFGVKYPVLAWGFGFERLAMLKWDIKDIRDLYISDMDTLKTNAVL, translated from the coding sequence ATGGGCATCGAGGAAATTCTTGAGGGACTTAGCTACAACGAGAAGAGGCTGCTCCTGGCCTTGAACGGGAGGGGAGGAACCGCCTCCCCGGCGGAACTCATAGCGGACGGGGCGTTCAGCCTCGAGGTGGAGGTCATGGGGGCCGCGTCCTGGCTCGAATCCAAGGGTCTGGCGAAGCTGTCCGAGAGCTCGGAGAGGTTCTACGTTCTGGCGGACACGTCCGTCGTCGACGGGCTTCCCGAGAGGGTAGCCGTGAACCTGATCTCCGAGGCGGGCGGCTCCATGGACATGGACGCCCTCGCCCAGGCCATGTCCGGCGGCATGGACAAGGTCGCCGTCGGATGGCTCAAGAGGAAGGGTCTCGCCGACATCGTCAAGGACGGCGACAGGAAGAACCTGGTGCTCACCGACAAGGGGAGGGCCGTCCTGGGCGAGAGGATGCCCGACGAGGAGCTCATCCAGAGGATGTCCTCTGGGCCGGTCCCGGAGGCCGATGCGGACCCGAAGGTCGTGAAGGACCTGAAGGGCCGTCAGGGCATGATCGCGGAGAAGGTCGTCACGGCCAGGTCCGTCTCGCTCACCGACCTCGGTAAGGAGGCCGCGTCCTCGGGCATCGAGCTGAAGCCCCAGATCACCGACATCACCGACCGCATAATCCAGAGCGGCGAGTGGAGGGACGCCGAGTTCAGGAAGTATGACATCCAGACCTTCGCGCCCTCGGTCTACGCTGCGAAGAAGCACATGCTCTCCAGGCTCGAGGCCCAGGTCAGCAGGATCTTCACCGAGATGGGATTCACCGAGATGTCCTCCGAGTACGTCCAGCCCTCCTTCTGGAACATGGACGTCCTCTACACGCCTCAGGACCATCCGGCGAGGGACCTCCAGGACACTTTCTACCTGGAGCATCCCGCGAGCATCCACATCGACGACGAGGAGATGGTCGAGACCATCAGGAACATCCACGAGAACGGCGGCGACACCGGATCCACGGGATGGGGAGGTCACTGGTCCAGGGAGAAGGCCGAGGCGGCGATCCTCAGGACGCACAGTACCGTCAGCAGCATCAAGTTCATCGCGGAGCACCCGGACGCCCCGCAGAAGGCGTTCTCCATCTCCAGGATATTCAGGAAGGAGTCCATCGACTCGACACACCTGCCGGAGTTCACCCAGATCGAGGGGATCATCATCGACGAGAACGCGAACTTCGACATGCTCATCTCGCTCATCCGCGAGTTCTACTCCAGGATGGGGTTCGACCAGATCCGCATCAGGCCCGCATACTTCCCGTACACCGAGCCGTCCCTGGAGCTGGAGGTCTTCTTCAACGGCAAGTGGATGGAGCTCGGTGGCGCCGGCATATTCAGGCCGGAGGTCGTCGCGCCGTTCGGGGTCAAGTATCCAGTCCTCGCATGGGGATTCGGCTTCGAGAGGCTCGCCATGCTCAAGTGGGACATAAAGGACATCAGGGACCTGTACATCTCAGATATGGACACCCTGAAGACCAACGCCGTCCTCTGA
- the pyrH gene encoding UMP kinase yields the protein MTSPTFLCQVPFLFNILVCGQTDSVVVSIGGSILVPGNNDAEYIARLASMLKELSGSVRLAVVCGGGKTARYYAETGRELGGDTYQLDILGIGATRLNAQLLALALGNMPDKVPETAEETASRAEVGRIAVMGGTEPGHTTDAVAMMVASCMDADRVVNATSVDAVYTDDPRSNPDAVRIPEMTIERLGEIVYKEHGASKSSVFDPLGVKIAAEKSIDIMIVDGRNLDELRKAILGERFDGTFVNSH from the coding sequence ATGACTTCACCAACATTTTTATGTCAAGTCCCATTCTTATTTAACATATTGGTGTGTGGTCAAACGGACAGCGTAGTCGTCTCGATAGGCGGGTCCATTCTGGTTCCCGGGAACAACGATGCCGAATACATAGCCAGACTTGCGTCGATGCTGAAGGAGCTGTCCGGAAGCGTCAGACTCGCAGTGGTCTGCGGAGGCGGGAAGACCGCCAGGTACTACGCCGAGACCGGTCGCGAGCTCGGAGGCGACACCTATCAGCTGGACATCCTCGGCATAGGCGCCACCAGGCTCAACGCGCAGTTGCTGGCACTCGCCCTCGGCAACATGCCCGACAAGGTGCCTGAGACTGCCGAGGAGACCGCATCCAGGGCCGAGGTTGGAAGGATCGCCGTCATGGGCGGGACCGAGCCCGGACACACTACGGACGCCGTCGCCATGATGGTCGCGTCCTGCATGGACGCCGACAGGGTGGTCAACGCCACTTCCGTGGATGCGGTGTACACCGACGACCCCCGCAGCAATCCGGACGCCGTCAGGATCCCCGAGATGACGATAGAGAGGCTGGGCGAGATCGTGTATAAGGAGCACGGAGCGTCCAAGTCAAGCGTCTTCGACCCCCTGGGCGTGAAGATAGCCGCCGAGAAGAGCATCGACATCATGATCGTCGACGGCAGGAACCTGGACGAACTCAGGAAGGCCATCCTGGGCGAGAGGTTCGACGGAACGTTCGTCAATTCCCATTGA
- the prf1 gene encoding peptide chain release factor 1, whose protein sequence is MGETNSEDKARYDFKKDMQEITNYRGRGTELISVYIPGNKQISDVMAYLRNEQSQASNIKSKTTMKNVTSAIDSIAARLKTYKAPPENGVVIFCGEVPRAGDQTKMVQYVINPPEPITAFLYRCDSTFFTDPLQSMMLDKKCYGLITIDRSEATLGLLMGSRIQVLKHFDSLVPSKHHQGGQSSVRFERLIEIAAHEFFKKVADNATEVFLNRPELLGILVGGPGATKDFFVKEEYLHHELRKKVVTPLVDTGYTDESGLRELVQNAQNIITDMQLTKEKEYMQRLFTEIRKTDGGLSCYGEDEVRNALDMGAVDMLLISESLSKRRVTVQCPSGHEHELTVKDPDERIACPECGATATVVKDEDLIDDFFMRADAFNTRVQIISPDSEEGDMLLKAFGGIAAILRYRV, encoded by the coding sequence ATGGGAGAAACCAATTCAGAGGACAAAGCCAGATACGACTTCAAGAAGGATATGCAGGAGATCACCAATTACAGGGGCAGGGGAACCGAGCTCATCTCGGTCTACATCCCCGGCAACAAGCAGATCTCCGACGTCATGGCGTATTTGAGGAACGAGCAGTCCCAGGCGTCCAACATCAAGTCCAAGACTACGATGAAGAACGTCACCAGCGCCATCGACTCGATAGCGGCTCGACTCAAAACGTACAAGGCACCGCCAGAGAATGGTGTCGTGATTTTCTGCGGGGAGGTCCCCAGGGCCGGCGACCAGACCAAGATGGTCCAGTACGTCATCAATCCGCCCGAACCCATCACCGCGTTCCTCTACAGATGCGATTCGACGTTCTTCACAGACCCGCTCCAGTCTATGATGCTAGACAAGAAGTGCTACGGGCTCATAACCATCGACAGGTCCGAGGCCACGCTGGGTCTGCTCATGGGAAGCAGGATCCAGGTCCTGAAGCACTTCGATTCGCTCGTCCCCAGCAAGCACCACCAGGGAGGTCAGTCCTCGGTCCGTTTCGAGAGGCTGATCGAGATCGCGGCCCACGAGTTCTTCAAGAAGGTCGCGGACAACGCCACCGAGGTCTTCCTCAACAGGCCCGAGCTCCTGGGCATCCTCGTGGGAGGGCCCGGGGCGACGAAGGACTTCTTCGTCAAGGAGGAGTACCTGCACCATGAGCTCAGGAAGAAAGTCGTCACCCCCCTCGTCGACACGGGGTACACGGACGAGTCCGGTCTCAGGGAGCTGGTGCAGAACGCCCAGAACATCATCACCGACATGCAGCTCACGAAGGAGAAGGAGTACATGCAGCGCCTCTTCACCGAGATCAGGAAGACCGACGGAGGTCTCTCCTGCTACGGGGAGGACGAGGTCCGCAACGCGCTGGACATGGGCGCAGTGGACATGCTCCTGATCTCGGAGTCACTCAGCAAGAGGAGGGTCACTGTCCAGTGCCCCTCCGGACACGAGCACGAGCTCACTGTGAAGGACCCGGACGAGAGGATCGCCTGTCCCGAATGCGGTGCCACGGCGACTGTCGTCAAGGACGAGGACCTCATCGACGACTTCTTCATGAGGGCGGACGCGTTCAACACCCGCGTCCAGATCATCTCCCCCGACTCGGAGGAGGGTGACATGCTCCTGAAGGCCTTCGGAGGTATCGCGGCGATTCTCAGGTACAGGGTGTGA